The following proteins are encoded in a genomic region of Acidobacteriota bacterium:
- a CDS encoding glycosyltransferase, translated as MSVSKPNKRRSIVHIWSTFTPGLFAEPHTYLLEHRDRWGSTLLAARLADNGSMLPPHTSYLLKADVGTAGSYTFFGRLKDKFSERLIWLRFNKWCLNKVREQGGELVHAHFGETGVRILPLIRKSGLPLVVSFYGFDASTLLQRPDWVARYQEMFRYTDAIIVLSESVKERMTKIGCDPDKVHVWRIPVDLDFYDYQPRIPTETTRFLICARFVEKKGYTYLLASFEKLVRSGRKVHLTMIGYGPLKGKIDAEIEKRGLVNHTTIIDTELRSDFPDIYRKALTSHDIFVLPSVVAKNGDDEAGPALTMIIAQAAGLPVICTDFSGAEMSVVDGKTGLLCESNSSDDLAEKMSYLAASPQLWTELGARASEFVRKRFASDHQMKEITDIYTNILTSAKRRG; from the coding sequence ATGTCAGTGTCGAAACCGAACAAACGCAGATCGATCGTACACATCTGGAGCACCTTTACCCCCGGACTTTTTGCCGAACCCCATACGTACCTTCTCGAACACCGAGATCGTTGGGGCTCGACGCTGCTGGCGGCCCGTCTCGCTGATAACGGTTCGATGCTTCCGCCCCACACGTCGTATCTCTTGAAAGCGGATGTCGGCACTGCAGGGTCGTACACGTTTTTCGGGCGTTTGAAAGACAAATTTTCGGAGCGGTTAATTTGGCTAAGATTCAACAAGTGGTGTCTGAACAAAGTGCGTGAGCAGGGCGGTGAACTTGTCCACGCTCATTTTGGCGAGACCGGCGTCAGAATACTGCCGCTGATCAGGAAAAGCGGGTTGCCGTTGGTCGTTTCATTTTACGGGTTTGATGCCAGCACGCTCCTGCAAAGGCCGGATTGGGTTGCCCGGTATCAGGAGATGTTTAGGTACACGGATGCGATCATTGTTCTTAGCGAATCCGTTAAAGAGAGAATGACAAAGATCGGTTGCGACCCCGATAAGGTCCACGTATGGCGAATCCCTGTCGATCTTGATTTTTACGACTATCAGCCGCGGATTCCGACTGAAACTACGAGATTTTTGATCTGTGCCAGATTTGTAGAAAAGAAAGGGTATACCTATTTGCTTGCATCTTTTGAAAAACTGGTGCGTTCAGGAAGGAAGGTCCATTTGACGATGATAGGTTACGGGCCGTTGAAGGGTAAGATCGATGCAGAGATCGAAAAACGCGGTCTCGTTAATCACACGACGATCATCGACACCGAATTGCGTTCGGATTTCCCGGACATTTATCGCAAAGCTCTCACTTCGCATGACATTTTTGTTTTGCCATCGGTCGTCGCGAAAAATGGAGATGACGAGGCCGGGCCAGCTTTGACGATGATAATTGCACAGGCGGCGGGACTTCCTGTGATTTGTACGGACTTTTCGGGTGCTGAGATGTCCGTTGTCGACGGAAAGACGGGGTTGTTATGCGAATCGAATAGTTCGGACGATCTGGCCGAAAAGATGTCCTATCTGGCCGCATCCCCGCAATTGTGGACCGAACTTGGAGCGCGTGCGAGTGAATTCGTTCGAAAACGATTCGCGTCCGATCACCAAATGAAAGAGATCACGGATATCTACACCAACATATTGACCTCCGCAAAACGTAGGGGATAA
- a CDS encoding class I SAM-dependent methyltransferase yields MNADLIAAARFDDLAVNYSDLLPGDRSARILDIGCGSGRFLEYLSGLGFAQLTGVDIDGRSIAGVREKLGIRAEVINDVAGFLNEESENMN; encoded by the coding sequence ATGAATGCCGACCTTATAGCTGCTGCGAGATTTGACGACCTCGCAGTAAATTATTCCGATCTACTGCCTGGCGACAGGTCTGCTCGCATCCTTGACATCGGCTGCGGCAGCGGGCGGTTTTTGGAATATTTGAGTGGGCTCGGTTTCGCCCAATTGACGGGTGTCGATATCGACGGAAGATCGATCGCCGGCGTTAGGGAAAAACTGGGAATACGGGCCGAGGTGATAAACGATGTTGCCGGATTCTTGAATGAGGAATCGGAAAATATGAACTGA